In Desulfatirhabdium butyrativorans DSM 18734, the sequence TCTCGACAAGAAAGGATGATGTCGCAATGGAGAGCCGTCCCGAATGGTTGTCTCCGTGTGGGCTTTATTGCGGCGTTTGCGCCATCCGAATCGCCCACCAGGACAACAACACGAAACTGAAAGAAAAGCTTGCCCTGCTTTACAAAGGCGGGACCCCGGGCAAGGGCGCTCTTCCCAATGCGGCGGAATTGACAGCCGGAGACATCCACTGCGGCGGGTGTCTGTCAAACGATCTGTTCCTGCATTGCCGGCAGTGCGACATCCGGAACTGCGCCATCCGGAAAGGATACAGCGGATGCCATGAATGCGAGGATTTCCCCTGCCGGTTCATCGAAGAATTTCCGATGACTGTCGGGAAAAAAGTCATTCTTCGGGCTGTTCCCTACCGGAAAGCGCATGGCACCGAAACATGGGTCCGGGACGAGGAAGCGCGCTATGTCTGCCCGAATTGCGGCAATCCGGTATTCCGGGGCGCCATGCGATGCAATCGTTGCAGAACCGATCTGAATCTGGATTGAGCCGGATCGAAACAGCCGCGATTCTCCCCCCAAAAAAAGAGGACGGCCCCCATCCGGGGCCGCCCTCTTTGCATGTCATCTTTTTGGAGATGTATCAGGAAAGTTTTACGACATTCTTGGCTGAAGGCCCGCGGTTTCCGGCTTCGACATC encodes:
- a CDS encoding DUF3795 domain-containing protein, with translation MESRPEWLSPCGLYCGVCAIRIAHQDNNTKLKEKLALLYKGGTPGKGALPNAAELTAGDIHCGGCLSNDLFLHCRQCDIRNCAIRKGYSGCHECEDFPCRFIEEFPMTVGKKVILRAVPYRKAHGTETWVRDEEARYVCPNCGNPVFRGAMRCNRCRTDLNLD